GaggcaaacaaaattataCAGGAATTGGTTGCCTAAAAACACATGCCTTTGAATATCATACGTATAGTAAAAATGTTAAGAAAATATTCTAGAAATGCATTTGCACATGTGAATTAGATTTATTTCAtagcattttttaaaagttttctgATACACTAATTTTAAATAGTTATTCATTTGAATGCATTCTCATTTTAATGTGCTGAATAAAAACGGATATTCTGTATTGGAAAATCCTTATAATTACATAATTATGActtgtattttaaatatgctTCGAAGAGCATGTTGGACCGGGCGTATCGTCTGTCCTCCTCCATAAACTGCAGTACATCCCTGATGTTCATATGCTTAAATCGCGGAGCACATGCTCGCTGGATCGGAGCACCGGTCAATTTGGCGACTTTCGAACCACTTGGAGCAGATTCTGGGGCTAGTTGTTCTCCCGGGCGCTTTCGACCGGAGATGGCTAGCAAGGCCGTATCATTCACCGATTCCAGACGAGCCACCTTTCTCTCCTCGTCGATGTTCTCTGCCCGGCGCTTGCGATAAAAGCCGGTCTCGTCATCCGATGATCCATAGTCGGCAATCTCGAGATCGTTGAGGAACATCATCGTGACCCTCATATCGTTCTTCATCACACAACGTTCGTCGTTGTGCAGATGATAGCTTGTTCGATGCTCGCACAATTCGATAGTCTTCTTGACCACATGTTTCATGTAGGTCTCCAAGGCGGCCAAAAAAGAATCCAGGAGCCATTCTTGCTCGGAAATGTTGATATCATCCGCCTGGTTGCCCTGGGACAAGTGCTTCATTATCTTTTTGTAGATACTGCTGCGGTCAAAGAAGGATGCACGTTGATTTTTCTTTATGGAGACTTTTGCCTTGCTTGCATCCTGAGAGCCTGAGTCCGGCAGAATCAGATCATTGATGATGAGCAGCTGACCAGCATACGGCTGAATAGGAACTTCAAGGGAAATAATTGACATCACGAATATAATTCACAAACTGCGCGAGGCTTCACTTTTTTGCTGTGAAAATTTCGATATGTCAAACTGAATAAGCTTTACAGCTGCTGTTGTCAAAAACGGTAACATTTTAGGGTTACTGCCTTTCAGCTAAGTACattataattgaaaaaaaaaaaaactgttagAGACTTTGAAATAAGTAGTAGCCctgttatattatatttataattatcaAACTTTTGAGTAAGGTGCTATTTAGATTCTCGACTGCAATATGCATCAGCTGGACATTCAAATTCCTATACAGCCCTTAACCAACGCCACCCAGCCAGGTGCTAGTGGTGGTGCTGCCACGAGTCATCAGCAACACCTCCATGGAAACATATGCCGGTCTACCCCGCTTGAGTGCACCCACCCCTCGTGGACTGTTGACCGCAACATTTTCCTGCACTGAAATAATTTACATTAACTcgctttataaataaaaaaagaaattacatTTCAATGTTATAGTATAACAGTGCCAGGTAACTCCATTTTTAGGGTTTCCATCGTAGGCTGTTAATTGCACATGGATAGCTTTACATAAACCCTGAGGAAAACATTATAACCTCCTATAAATGAATGGAATAATCTGCATTAGGAATACTCCATCTAGTGACTTTCATATTCGTAACTCAATTagtatttttctgagtgccCTCTATGGCCCACTAACTCGATCCTAGCTAAGCACTTGTTCCTGTTCAATGCCCAGCAACAGGAGCGGAATGAGTTGGAGGAAAACGTGGCATGGGCAGGCGCAGGACACGATATGCAAAGTGCACAGGAATGCAAGTGGGCCTTCTCGGGCGACTGGCGACGTTCGACGGGCACGAGCGCCTAATTATTCAAATGGAGGCGGTCTGATGGCCTCGGTGCCTCCGTCGTAGACGCAAAGCCTCGAGTCCGTCGCCAGGTTCGGGGTGAGCGGATATTAGTTAAGACAGCGGCGCGCGACAGTCGCCCGCTTACCAACTCCTGTCGCCGTGTCCCGCACATTTCCGTGCACCACTGAACTTCTGGCCCGAAAGATCATCGtagccacacacacatacacacacacacacacaggggaGTGTTGGGCcgcatttttaattgccacGTTACCTGACATTTCCAGGAGCAAGACGCGTGTTGTTTTGACGTCGTTCGGCCCGGCTAGAAATTTATTAGAAATGCACGGCGATGTGTCTCTTTGTCGGCTAACTCAACTTGGCTTAACTTCCGAACAGGTTCATTACGCGTGCCGGCGACACTCGGCGCAGCGTTGACCTAATTACCTGTTTAGGTTTTTTAGTTTGTAAATTTCCAGCCCTCCCTAGTTCTACTTATAGGGGTAGGCTATATACTCCTGCGGGTGGGTCAATGGTGTCATTAGAGTTTAACTTAAGTGCAAGGTGCAATATCCTGGTCGGAAGGTATCCTATATTTTGCATAGAGAAAGAACTCTACCAccttcatttatttatatttggaaTATATGTTTTATTGTGGACTTTACTTTGAAATCGAGTGCAGTAAAATGTGGTTATAGAATGCAAGGTAATATCTTTCAATTTTCAGCCTATATTGCCTAGTCTCTCCCTCTTCATAGCCTGGTTATATGCCAATTCCATGCGCcttgcatcatcatcatcatatgTACACACATGGCCGGGAAAACGTCCGAATGCCAGCCGCATAAACTAAGCTAACAATTCAACTAAAATGCCAACCAGATAATAAAACTCAAATCGATTGAAGAAGTGGAAGCATTGGCCTTTCCGAAAGATGgaagatggaaataaaaaatgcgAACACGACGCTGGGAGACGGGAGAAAGACTTGCAGCCGGGCAGGGCATTCAAACGACCACCCACACATTTGGGATACGGAGTTGGAGTTCGCCATTTGGAGGTGGAGCTTGGAGTCGGATGCAGAGCATCCTCGCCGCCTGCGCAGTGTCAAATAGACAACGAAAACAAATGCACTTAGAAAGAAgtttttggaattttaattcgagaattcaatttattaaaattaaataaagggAAACTATAAGTATACCAttcttattataatatttcttAAAACAGTGAAGGGTTTACTTTATGTTTGAGATATaacttatataatttaatttgggATCAAACTAAAGGACAAACGTGTGAATACTGGAACCATGGGACCATTATTAGAAACACTCCCAAATTGTTCTCAGTGTCTACGAGTGTTGCGTGGAGCGCAGGCGTAGCCTCCACAGGACGGACAGATGCAGTTAAGCCGACTCGCGATGGAGGCATATTCCAGCGAATAAATATTATCATATGGAAATTTCGCTGCGGAGCAATTACGAATGCAGCCAAACGTTGTGGCAAGTGACCTGGGAGACGTCAATCCAGGCACAGGAAATCGAAGTCGCAACTCGAGGGTTTTGACGATGATGTAGCACCACCAGGTTTTATGCACTGCACGCGGAGTTGCCTCCGTTCCCCGGATCGCGAAACCATCTCCTTCACTGAACCCACCGCCATTTAGACCATGTTCATAGAGATCGCAGCGTGTCGCAGTCGTAGAAAGTTTGAATGGAGCTGGCCGAGACGGGTACAGTGGTTGCAGCCTAAGTTGAACATTTATAGACTTAGTGGTAAAAACTTGTATGCTAAGAGAACTGAATCAATCTGCCAAAATACTGTACAAATAAGAACTACCTTAAGCTACCATAAACTAGATCATAAAAGCTAGATTAGGCAACGATTAAGATTTaagatttttattatatttatattttcaaatacaaGATCGAATATCCTAATACTAGTGTAGTGCCTCTTTTTAAAAGCTTCTCATAATGGTATTTAAAAGTGCACTAATCCATTGCCGAAAGCAAGTTACTTAAATGGAGTCTCCACTGTCCCCTGGCAGACCCACAAGCAACCGTATCCACTTCAGTGGCTTTACGTACCTGTTGGAGCTGCGTTTTGGGGGCGCAGCAAATGAAATTGCCAATTGTTGCGCTTTCGGTGGCAGTGGAAGTGGAGCTACTGTTTGGGCCTCGTTGCTGCCACACACCTTGCAGCTGGAACGGAAGCGAGCCATCTCTGGGTGATCTCCTGCGGGTCGCCGTTGTTATAGCTCCGTCTTGCCACTTTCAGCGCTGGCTGCTGCCTTTTTAAGCCATTTTAATATGAGCGTTGCACATCTTGTGGGTGTGGCTGATTGGGCAGGCCAAAAAGCTAAGGCATcggaccaaaaaaaaaaaataataataaataaaaaaaggaaaaccaaaccaaaatgGATGAGCTCGGGCCCAGCCCGATGATCAATCTCAGCCATGGAAACGCTTTacaacgatgatgatgatgatgaagacgACGACGTGGACTTTGTGGCCGCTGATGGTTTTGATTCCAACCACAGCCCAGCAGCAGTTTTGCAGTTCGCTACTGGTTTTCCACCAATTAAGTGGGCGTGGGCATTTGAAAACGTTAGCCCCATCTGTCAGAGGAGGAAGCGATCTATTTGGCTTATGGAAATGGCAGACAGGCCATggaaaatgtttcaattatCAGCCGTTTAGGTAGTAATTAATGCCAAAGCAATGGCAAGGTGAGATTGCGATGAACACCTGCAATGggatttctttcttttttttttttgttattctcCTGTTAAGGAACGGAAGTAAATTGACACGCCAGCAAAAGGACACccacttttaatttatttttacagcACTACGTTTCCGTTCCCAGAACACCCCATTGAGTTTGGCATTGTCCTAGGGAACAGGTCACAGGAATTTCATTGTTGGCAggtttcttttaatttgaaaacagCAACAAGTGCGATAACTATCACCAAATTGCTTTCTTATGAACTCTTATTcactgcaaatatttttaaggtgTTATATGTTTACACTAATAAGAGTTTAACCCCTGATCTTTTCACTAAGgatattatattttatcaaaatcTTATCCcaggaaaatattattatattttcaaattgattaTACTCAATATTCAGCTACCCTGCAGTTTTAAGCACATTGCTGTCGAatattttcactttatttTACATATAACTGGCTCTTAAAAGCTGCAACAGTAAAAGCCTCACTACAGAATAAGAAGGCCAAAACCAGATcttataaattatgcaaaatcaTCCGCATTTACTAGATAAATAAATGTCGCCCCAATGCTAAGTGCAAAATCGAGCGAACAACGTGATTCTTGGCCGGTGCAGAAAaagcagcaaatgcaaattgctggTGGGAAGAAGAATATTTTCGCGGAGGACGGAGTAAATTGGAGCGCTACTTGAGGATTCTCCCACAGCCCACTGGACTACTTTTGCCATTCGATGACAATAATGTTGTCTGCGCTTCGTTATGGCCAGCTAGCAACGCTGCCACTTGGGCCTCACCTGATCTCACCTCTAGCCATTGCCATTGTCACCAACGACATGGCCATAACCATAGTCTTGGCCAACTGGGATCAGTAGAGgagaaggagctggaggaggGAGAAGACAACCCGCTGAGTTGGGCATTGTCTGCACGCTGGGCAGATTTCCCAGAATTGACACCTTGCCTTTTGCTACAGATTCGTACTTGCCGCGCCAAGAAGTCTGGCCTGTTCTGGTTGGGCAAAGAatgaacaaaaataatacaagaCAAGGGGAAAACAATCCTGCAGCACATTCATCATCCGGACAATTGTCTCTGCCTTCCAGGTGTTGCTCaggaatttcaatttgcataaatttggtGCAGATTTGCGTACAATAGAGTTAAGGGGATGCGAGTGCAACACCCATGATTATCGAGACACTTTTCTTCCAAAATAAAGATGTTGCCGATGTGCAAAGGAAACAGAACAATGATCCTTAGCTGCTTTTGAATTTTTGGGACTCGATTTGAGCGCAATTTGTGTTCAGACCAAAAATGTTCAATATCAGAAATTAATTGAGCTTTTACACGCAGATGTGATATAGatattttttgaaatactttaCCTCCAATGGACACATACAATATTTAACCACCTTTTACTATAAGTAAACACATTATAAAAGGAGATCCATATTCCCGAGCAATCtgttcaaacaaaaatattaccAAAAACTATCAGGAAAAAGGATAACCGAAATTATCTTATCTGAAACATTCAACTCTCAAGGGTTagttgaataaaaaataaaaaactaatgcCAAACAGACACTTGTTAAGCAGTTGCCACACAAAACAAGAGAAACGAGGTAAATAGATGCGGACTATAAACAAATATTGGCTCGACGACCGCAGGAAAATCGAAATGTTAGATAATTTAAGTGTCATTTGGACACGCACACGTTGGGCACCTGAATTTTGAGCATTTAACATTTACtattcccatttcccatttgttTGGACGCTACCTAAGGTGATCGTGATTTTCGATGACATGAGCATATTTACCACAAAATGGGTTATTTGCCCAgtcaaaccaaaaatatacatatttggtTGGGCTCGAAAGCAAGGCGATGCTATAGGCAGGTGCTAAACGATAAGATATCTTCCAGTAAActtctaaaaatatatctttttGAATCGATTTCCAGAGCTATCTGTGGCCAGACCACCGACGGTATGTGGCAGCGAACGAAAAAGGAATAACCATAACCCGCGCCGCTTGACAACATCGTTAGAAAGCCATACAATTTGGCTTAGCATTGTCCCACATTGAGGTCCTTTGTCTTCTGTCTCTGGCTCGAAATGAATCCTTGGCGAGCGCCTTCCTGCCCAGCATGCGACCTGGCATTTTGCGcagttttccatttctaaTGGCAACGTTCTAATGGCTTTGTTTCTCATTGTTTTCCCAGTAGCAGTAGGTGGCGCATTAGCGCTGCCCGATCCCGCCTTTTGATCAGGTGGGCTCTTGGTTAAAGGATCGTGAACATCTGTGCccgtgcactggaaaaaatcgTTCATAACTTAACTGCAGTCGTTTAAGATGAAACACGATTTGCGAACGCAGGCAATGTGGACAACTCTTGACGGACCAACTTATATACCTGTGGCTTGATAACAAGaacaattcaaaaatatttaaaagaaataatataacGATTTCAGAACctgcaaatatataaaagtattTATGAAACCTGTCCTGGCACAAGCCAATGCCGCAGTTTGAAGGATCAATCTGTGATCTCCTCATAcaaagacaaaacaaaaaaatagaagcCTGCTCGTCCGCAAGGACAGGTGATGAACATCTTTCTTCTGTACTCCTGCCATTGTTCTGCAAAAACAAGAGATACCAAGAGTCAGGCGAAAAACGAACCTGTGCCTAGGCTATATGGCGATGCCTATCTCCAAGTCCGTCTATTATTCGCAAAAAGATCGGAGGTGGAGTACTACTGAATAGATCGACAGCAAACAAAAGCGGAATATGGACAGCTGACAAATCCGAAGAGATGAAGCCATGTCGATGGCTTGTGGAACACACATGCCAGCTGCCCTGGCGAAGATCAGGATTTGGCAAGGTGCTCTACTCGTCTTGATTACATCATCAATGGCTAGGTGGTCCAGATAAAATAATCTCTAAGCCCTTAGAGAAACGAACAAACTGTCAGCATAAATCTGgcttatacatatgtagtttGTCATAATTTTCAGCGGTGAAATTTTCGACCCTCCTAATTGATTGGGAACGGATGTGGCAGCCATTCTCGATTGCTTTATACCTATTATTAATTGCCATAAATCTTGGAACACTAATAAGAAGAAGTCTGGGCCACAAATTCAGTGCTCAAGCTGCAAAGTTTCCAAGGCATTTAACCCGTCATTTGGTGCGACTGACAGTGGTCATAAACTATGTTAaactattttataaaaatgttagcAGGTGTAAACTCATAAAAGAAAAGCATTACTAACTGCAGAAAAACTTTATGTTACTTTGttaatgaaatttcatttcaaatgtgTTACTAAAATATAATAGTCTGTTTCCTTCTGGCCCACTGTAGCAGCGTCTTTGATTTCACCCGTAAACTGTTTCGATGCTCGCCTCGAATTGCTTTCGTCAAATTATATAATGATGCCAACAGGGACCGGCCTACTACTTCGAAATCCGGCGACCAGGTCAGCAGgaaccacgcccactcacagcCCTCGAAATCAACCGACAATGCACCTTTTGCGTGGGTGTGGCCGAAGCAGGCCAAATAAAAGTCGGTAATCCTTCGCCGACCATCGAATCCTTTTGTGCGAAGCAACGGGCCCTTTTCTCTGGCCACTTGACAGTttaaccaaaaatgcaaaccGTTGAAATCAAGTTAAATAGTTTCTCGTTAAGCAGGGCTGGGCCGGTATGTTGAACCCTTTCGAGGCATTTATGTTGGTGCCTTTTTGGCCTCGCCGCGTAGCACCTGCCAAATGATTAATCATCATTTTGACGCTGCCCTCGACTGAAGTGCGTTAGTTTGTATTTTCCGCTGCTTAAATGCTAAAAGCTCATCAATTATCGCCCCGAAAGCCCAATGCATCTGCCTATTTTGGGGAACGGTCTGTCCACAGACTTCAGTCTTCAACTCTTTTTGAGGCGCCAAAGGTCGCACTTTCCTCTTTCATTTTCTCCTCTAATCATGTCCATCAATTTGATGGGTTGTAGGTGAATATACAAGTTGTCTTACTCGCTGCGCAATGGAAtgaagttttattttatagctCAGCACGTGGGAGGTCCACAGATCTCACTCTTTGGATATCGTAATTGGGTTACAGATGTTGGCCTAAGTAAGGAGAGGTCTTAAACGCGATAAAAGCGAGTAAAATATTGGTTGGCCGATTGGGCTGCTCAAATGTGGCCGCACTTTCTTCTCGGATAGACAACTATTTATTACTTGAGCCTacgaaaaatgtaaaatattatcaatatTTTTAGTCATAAATTCGaataagttttatttcattcgaAATGGTTTAAAGTACGGCTGCGCTAACATGTCtctttgaatttaaatatatatatttattaaattgagAAAGTACCTAACCTTTCTCCTCTTCCCTGCGAGTTTTCCTATCGCCTTCGTAGGGCAATATCCTGGATTTCTGACTGGGACCAACGCACCGACATCGGCACACTTATCCACAGCCAAAGCCAGGAATCCACTTCAATCGCACGCGCAGATGTTTCCCCGGAAAACCATTCAGGATTCGATATTCAGGACTCAGGCTGCAAGGATTTGTTCATTAGTGCGACCACTCGAGGCACGctgcatttgaataaataGAAGCAAGTAAAATagaatggaaaaaggaaacatGACAGGCGAAACGGGAGCTGGGGATCCCCATGAAATTCGGGAGTTGGGGAAGCGTTGAGTAATTGAAAAGAAAGAAGCGTGCGCCGGCCTGTCGGTATATAAATCACCGTGCCACAGGATAATGTATCCCGAGTGCCCCGGAGCACTAATTTGAATTGCACCCCGGCATCTGCCAAGTGCCTGGAAGTACAATGTCTGCGGTGGCTGGCTTCGCTCGAATGCAATAGGAGATCCCCCCGATCCGGGATCCTTTATGTCTGCCTGAATGAGCCGCACCTGGTTGTGATTTTAAGAACCCAGCCACTTTGGATGGCAGGGGAGCAGGTTGATGCAGATCACATCCCAAAAACAACAGAAGCTCCACGATCGAGGACAGAAGATGTGACCAAAAAGCAGAGCCGCAAAAACCTCTAACTGCTTaaattacaatattaaaagttTATTGTATAGGGCAAGTTAACAGTGGACATTGGCAGGGGAATCGTCCACGTAATTTCTTAGTTATACTTTAAAGTCTAGCTTACATTTTTTGAGACAAAGCATtaccaaaaaattaaatttgattaacttagatttttttatttaaatatacatttctttaaaattattataatactATCATCCTCagtttattataaatatttccagCTTTTTCCGCTAATATAGGTTTTTTTGTAATTCCAAGAGCATTCCTTCAGCTGTGGACGGGGCACGATGGGTGGACCAGTGACAGAAATCAGATCGAGCGCTGCGGCTTTGTGAACCCAACTGAACCTGCGCGGAGTGTACCGTTGTCCCATGTGGCGTTGCAACATCCCAGCgagaaaataatataacatgAAGAAAACAGTTCCAGCTGGTGGCACGAGCGTAATGCTGTCGTTATACATTTTTACAGGTTGAAACCATAGCGTTGGAGTGCATTTTTTGCGATTGCAAATGGggatgcactggaaaaaagcaagaggaactaaaaaaaaaccaaacttttgtttttttctttcttgattttaaaACACCTTAGAAATGTACTACATATTTTGAAGTACTTATATTTAAAGTGCCACAGTTAGTTTCGATTTTTTCCCGTGCAAGTTTTGGGCACTTTGGTGGGCATGGTGGTTAGGAGAGGAGAGGCATCCACAGGCACGCCGGCCAAACTAACAGCCATTAAGCGGCTGCCTCCGCCCCCCTGTGCCACAATTTTTGCATatgatacttttttttttttgttttgaatggAGCTCCGTTGCCGCCTCCTGCTCATCGAGTGGGTCATGGTTTGGGCCACGGCTTGGACCAGGTTATCGCCCGGTTTATGGTGGCATCGCGCGTCATGTTCATGCCGAATTCCCGCTCCGTATGTAATAATTTTCGCTGTCTCCATCATCATTGGCAAGCAGTTTTTGGGGAGTGCATCATTATGCTCGTGGCATGCATTATACTTAGCCGATGTGCTTCAAGTTAATGTTGTTATAATGTGTGGGGCTACTTGGCGGGCCAAAATGAGTTGGGCATCGGCTTGAACATTGTTCGATTGAAAAAATCGAACAAATTCTTTTAATCAATATTTCAGTCTTCGAAATCATATCAGATATTGTAAATTTTAAGAAATCTAAATAATATGCAATGCTCCTTAAATCCCTTGAAGTTTCTGCTTAACATTTATTGCGTttttcgaaatgaaaataaatttctcCTGACGTAATTAAGTACTTGCATTCAGTTACATGCATGTAGGATGTAGTATCCGACCACCTATATAATTCAATAATTCAGCAAACATAATTCAGACATTTCAATTGCTTCTCGTTTTTACGTTGTCTGGGTGGCAGCATTAAAGgttgtaaaatttatttacaacaGTCCAAAACTCG
The sequence above is a segment of the Drosophila melanogaster chromosome 2L genome. Coding sequences within it:
- the nht gene encoding no hitter, with the translated sequence MSIISLEVPIQPYAGQLLIINDLILPDSGSQDASKAKVSIKKNQRASFFDRSSIYKKIMKHLSQGNQADDINISEQEWLLDSFLAALETYMKHVVKKTIELCEHRTSYHLHNDERCVMKNDMRVTMMFLNDLEIADYGSSDDETGFYRKRRAENIDEERKVARLESVNDTALLAISGRKRPGEQLAPESAPSGSKVAKLTGAPIQRACAPRFKHMNIRDVLQFMEEDRRYARSNMLFEAYLKYKS